A stretch of the Thermus thermophilus genome encodes the following:
- a CDS encoding transposase encodes MAIYVWVDDELKALQAQGFKLPPKQKHQKATLAELLTLAIFVLLQGQDLAKGYLAAKTTLKAYFPSLPHLSRFYRVLQKAQGLLAHLAIRLSGGQGLLQVVDLKPIPLAHGHRIHGLDLPEAAVGVGPLGAFAGYVLMPVMNERGLFFRWAILPGNARETWGRDLLDGLPAVLGDRGFRWVQGVKTPPYRVRGGTVVETGWKEWMGRVRNWIETRFSVMVRSLGLHRIEARSYWGLVARVNLILLVHNLIRSRVLLRMAGVEL; translated from the coding sequence GTGGCTATCTACGTCTGGGTAGATGACGAACTGAAAGCCCTGCAGGCCCAAGGATTCAAGCTCCCCCCAAAGCAAAAGCACCAGAAGGCCACCCTGGCCGAGCTCTTGACCCTCGCCATCTTCGTCCTGTTGCAAGGCCAGGACCTCGCCAAAGGCTACCTGGCCGCCAAGACCACCCTCAAGGCCTACTTCCCCTCCCTCCCCCACCTCTCCCGCTTCTACCGGGTCCTTCAGAAGGCTCAGGGGTTGTTGGCTCACCTGGCCATAAGGCTCTCCGGAGGGCAAGGTCTTCTGCAGGTGGTGGACCTCAAACCCATCCCCCTGGCCCACGGCCACCGGATTCACGGCTTGGACCTTCCTGAGGCCGCTGTGGGGGTGGGCCCCCTGGGGGCTTTCGCGGGCTACGTTCTCATGCCGGTGATGAACGAGCGCGGCCTCTTTTTTCGTTGGGCTATCCTCCCCGGGAATGCCCGGGAGACCTGGGGGAGGGACCTGCTGGACGGTCTGCCCGCGGTCTTGGGGGACCGGGGCTTTCGCTGGGTCCAGGGGGTCAAGACGCCACCCTATCGGGTCAGGGGAGGAACGGTGGTGGAGACGGGATGGAAAGAGTGGATGGGGAGGGTACGGAACTGGATTGAGACGCGGTTTAGCGTGATGGTGCGGTCTTTGGGGCTTCATCGGATAGAAGCGCGGTCCTACTGGGGGCTGGTGGCCCGGGTGAATCTCATCCTGCTCGTTCACAACCTCATACGTAGCCGGGTGCTTCTCAGGATGGCCGGGGTGGAGCTATGA
- a CDS encoding IS4 family transposase → MPPTTPLSQVITLWVHKVFASLRKTIRSNLALFLSTLLTTPLDPTLSDLARRTPLPTLAQSRLNRLWRFLHHPTLQDPWALTEALLPLLVPRFPKDRPLPLIVDWTFTEDGRHQALVAALPLKGRALVVAFALHPLSPFPSQNRVEEEFLHRLGRAVQDLGYTPLFLLDRGFDRVSLMRKLQGWGMGFLIRLRQNREVEPQGGKRLPLKEGYQRVVHPLREEVRLFGHGGEGVEVTLLVYPGGRDPWYLAYSGPFGGEPPYGWRMWIEEGFRDLKGQGFGLDRHRLRTGASLRGWLWLLALGMALLVLLGARLQGREWLPRLLAHPERQSLFRLGRIALAQGPPPWREAVVEELVRLLQELGGGK, encoded by the coding sequence GTGCCGCCCACCACCCCCCTTTCCCAAGTTATCACCCTCTGGGTCCATAAGGTCTTCGCCTCCCTCAGGAAAACCATCCGCTCCAACCTCGCCCTCTTCCTGTCCACCCTCCTCACTACCCCCCTGGACCCCACCCTCTCCGACCTCGCCCGCAGAACCCCCCTCCCCACCCTGGCCCAAAGCCGCCTCAATCGCCTCTGGCGCTTCCTCCATCACCCCACCCTGCAAGACCCCTGGGCCCTCACCGAAGCCCTCCTCCCCCTCCTCGTCCCTCGTTTCCCCAAAGACCGCCCCCTCCCCCTCATCGTGGACTGGACCTTCACAGAGGACGGTAGGCACCAAGCCCTGGTGGCCGCCCTTCCCCTCAAGGGAAGGGCCCTGGTGGTGGCCTTCGCTCTTCACCCCCTCTCCCCTTTCCCCAGTCAAAACCGGGTGGAGGAGGAGTTCCTCCACCGCCTGGGCCGCGCCGTCCAGGACCTGGGATATACCCCCCTCTTCCTCCTGGACCGCGGCTTTGACCGGGTCTCCCTGATGCGAAAGCTCCAGGGGTGGGGCATGGGCTTCCTCATCCGCCTGCGGCAGAACCGGGAGGTGGAACCCCAAGGGGGGAAGCGCCTTCCCCTGAAGGAGGGCTACCAGCGTGTGGTCCACCCCCTGCGGGAGGAGGTCCGCCTTTTCGGACACGGTGGGGAGGGGGTAGAAGTCACCCTCCTGGTGTACCCAGGGGGTCGGGATCCCTGGTATCTGGCCTATTCGGGCCCTTTTGGGGGGGAGCCGCCCTATGGGTGGCGGATGTGGATTGAAGAGGGGTTTAGGGACCTGAAGGGGCAGGGGTTTGGGCTGGACCGCCATCGGCTGCGGACGGGGGCGAGCCTCAGGGGGTGGTTATGGCTTCTGGCCTTGGGGATGGCGCTCTTGGTCCTTCTGGGGGCGCGCTTGCAGGGCAGGGAATGGCTTCCCCGGCTTCTGGCCCATCCCGAGCGGCAAAGCCTCTTCCGTCTGGGCCGGATCGCCCTGGCCCAGGGGCCCCCGCCTTGGAGGGAAGCAGTGGTGGAGGAGCTGGTCAGGTTGCTTCAGGAACTGGGGGGAGGAAAGTGA
- a CDS encoding winged helix-turn-helix domain-containing protein, producing the protein MRLTKHQRRPRLELKLRHHPDNLHALYRESEDPVERARWHAIWLLATGHSIPQVAQILGYSTRWVRNTLHRYNEGQPMADLRHQNPGQPPLLSPELQEAFRQALLQPHPQDGIWTIRNAALWLSERLGRPVDPRRAWTWMKRLGFAPLRPRPRHRERDVEEGEAFKKNSSSPLSS; encoded by the coding sequence ATGCGGCTGACCAAACACCAACGCCGCCCCCGGCTGGAACTCAAGCTGCGGCATCACCCGGACAACCTGCACGCCCTCTACCGGGAAAGCGAGGACCCCGTGGAACGCGCCCGCTGGCACGCCATCTGGCTCCTCGCCACAGGCCACTCCATCCCCCAGGTGGCCCAGATCCTGGGCTACTCCACCCGCTGGGTCCGCAACACCCTCCACCGCTACAACGAAGGCCAGCCCATGGCCGACCTCCGGCACCAAAACCCAGGCCAGCCCCCCTTGCTCTCCCCGGAGCTTCAGGAAGCCTTCCGCCAGGCCCTCCTCCAGCCCCATCCCCAGGACGGGATATGGACCATAAGGAACGCCGCCCTGTGGCTCTCGGAGAGGCTGGGCCGTCCCGTGGACCCCAGGCGGGCCTGGACCTGGATGAAGCGCCTGGGCTTCGCCCCCCTCCGCCCCCGTCCCCGGCACCGGGAGAGGGACGTGGAAGAGGGGGAGGCCTTCAAAAAAAACTCTTCTTCACCGTTGTCCTCCTGA
- a CDS encoding IS630 family transposase: MYRRVWAPRGKTPLAWVRPRYRWLYVYGFVRPGTGESEFWLLPTVNAVAFSEVLGRFARLRGAGEGKLLLLVLDRAGWHVSGRVEVPEGVGLVFLPPYSPELQPVERVWPLVDAVVANGRVETEEELWARVEARCAYLQTQPGLIRSHTLFHWWPGGC; this comes from the coding sequence GTGTACCGGCGGGTGTGGGCGCCCCGGGGGAAGACGCCCCTGGCCTGGGTGCGGCCGCGGTACCGGTGGCTTTACGTGTACGGCTTCGTGCGTCCGGGTACAGGGGAGAGCGAGTTTTGGCTTTTGCCCACGGTGAACGCTGTGGCCTTCTCGGAGGTCCTGGGGCGCTTTGCCCGGTTGCGTGGGGCTGGGGAGGGGAAGCTTTTGCTTTTGGTCTTGGACCGGGCGGGGTGGCACGTGTCGGGGCGGGTGGAGGTGCCGGAGGGGGTGGGTTTGGTCTTCCTGCCGCCCTACTCTCCCGAGCTCCAACCCGTGGAGCGGGTGTGGCCTCTGGTGGACGCGGTGGTGGCCAACGGGCGGGTGGAGACGGAGGAGGAGCTTTGGGCGAGGGTGGAGGCCCGGTGCGCCTACCTGCAGACCCAGCCGGGCCTGATTCGGAGCCATACCCTCTTTCACTGGTGGCCGGGAGGATGCTGA
- a CDS encoding IS256-like element ISTth4 family transposase, which translates to MFNRGAHLGTRRCPVDQDTLRILLREAVRETVAEVLQTVLELDRTAFLQVHGGRRNGYYPRKLETTFGQVDLKVPRDRESRYYPAFLKPYVRRLVDVGEVAVALYAAGVSQRKAAEILSLLLGHRYSHETLSALTDEVLEAAGAFRTRPLPEEMAFVYLDGLSLKVFREGEGIVRESVYVALGIAPDGERRVLGFWLLPTESALGWEGVLGELWQRGLRRVLLFITDGLPGLPEAIRRVYPQAEWQRCVVHGVRWSLSQVRARDRGLLAEDLRRVYGAESREEALGALEEVKAAWGSRYPGVVGLWVQDSGAFLRFYGYPKVLWPYLRSTNLMERFIRELRRGTKVRDHKFPKEEAVYKLLYLESERQEGRWAERKLKGFSEVKEVLEKMLQERYAPRTQTLTHNS; encoded by the coding sequence GTGTTTAATAGGGGGGCACACCTTGGAACGAGGAGGTGTCCCGTGGACCAGGATACCTTGCGGATCTTGCTGAGGGAAGCGGTGCGGGAGACAGTAGCCGAGGTTCTGCAGACGGTTCTGGAGCTGGACCGGACAGCCTTCTTGCAGGTGCACGGGGGGCGCAGGAACGGCTACTACCCCCGCAAGCTGGAGACCACCTTCGGCCAGGTGGACCTGAAGGTCCCTAGGGATCGGGAATCTCGGTATTACCCGGCTTTCCTTAAGCCCTACGTCCGCCGCCTGGTGGACGTGGGGGAAGTGGCGGTAGCCCTTTACGCCGCCGGGGTCAGTCAGCGCAAGGCGGCCGAGATACTGAGCCTGCTCTTAGGCCACCGCTACTCCCACGAGACCCTGAGCGCCCTGACGGACGAGGTCCTGGAGGCGGCAGGAGCCTTCCGCACCCGGCCTTTGCCCGAGGAGATGGCCTTCGTCTACCTGGACGGGCTTTCCCTAAAGGTCTTCAGGGAAGGAGAAGGGATCGTACGGGAAAGCGTGTATGTGGCCCTGGGCATCGCCCCTGATGGGGAGAGGCGGGTCCTGGGGTTTTGGCTGTTGCCCACGGAGAGCGCCCTGGGATGGGAGGGGGTCCTGGGGGAGCTTTGGCAGCGGGGCCTGCGGCGGGTATTGCTCTTCATCACCGACGGGCTGCCCGGGCTTCCCGAGGCGATCCGCAGGGTCTACCCTCAGGCGGAGTGGCAGCGGTGCGTGGTGCACGGGGTGCGGTGGAGCCTGTCCCAGGTGCGGGCGCGGGACCGGGGCCTGCTGGCGGAGGACCTGAGGCGGGTGTACGGGGCGGAGAGCCGGGAAGAAGCTCTTGGGGCCTTGGAGGAGGTGAAGGCCGCCTGGGGTTCGCGGTACCCGGGGGTGGTGGGGCTTTGGGTACAGGATTCGGGGGCCTTCCTGCGGTTCTACGGGTACCCCAAGGTGCTTTGGCCGTACCTGCGGAGCACCAACCTGATGGAGCGGTTTATCCGGGAGCTACGGCGGGGGACGAAGGTGCGGGACCACAAGTTTCCTAAGGAAGAGGCGGTGTACAAGCTCCTTTACCTGGAGTCGGAGAGGCAGGAAGGGAGGTGGGCAGAACGGAAACTAAAGGGGTTCTCGGAGGTGAAGGAGGTGCTGGAGAAGATGCTTCAGGAGCGGTATGCCCCCCGTACACAGACTCTTACACATAACTCTTGA
- a CDS encoding M23 family metallopeptidase: MVWLTVLAQATGETLNRLRFWRNLPTPRTYRPQGVYRLPFQGFWLVANGGPDPETSHSWGILGQRYAYDFVIKDSQGKTYRTHGRRPEDYYAFGAPLLAPADGVVVRVQNRHRDCPWPGFLDPFAWSIIGNYVLIRHGEREYSLLAHLKRGSVRVKPGQWVRAGEVVGECGNSGHSTEPHLHFQFLDRPNVFLGLSLPIPFTGFLRRKEDGSLEATPLGFPIRGEEVAPSEQGLGR; the protein is encoded by the coding sequence GTGGTTTGGCTCACCGTCCTCGCTCAGGCAACTGGTGAGACCCTCAACCGCCTCCGCTTCTGGCGCAACCTGCCTACCCCCAGGACTTACCGGCCCCAAGGGGTCTACCGCCTCCCCTTCCAGGGGTTTTGGCTGGTGGCCAACGGCGGCCCGGACCCCGAAACCTCCCACTCCTGGGGGATTTTGGGCCAGCGCTACGCCTACGATTTCGTCATCAAGGACAGCCAGGGCAAAACCTACCGCACCCACGGGCGGCGGCCCGAGGACTACTACGCCTTTGGCGCACCCCTCCTAGCCCCCGCAGACGGGGTGGTGGTAAGGGTGCAAAACCGGCACCGGGACTGCCCTTGGCCAGGCTTTTTGGACCCCTTTGCTTGGAGCATCATCGGCAACTACGTCCTCATCCGGCACGGGGAGAGGGAGTATAGCCTCCTCGCCCACCTCAAGCGGGGGAGCGTGCGGGTCAAGCCCGGCCAGTGGGTCCGGGCGGGGGAGGTGGTGGGGGAGTGCGGGAACTCGGGGCATTCCACCGAGCCCCACTTGCATTTCCAGTTCTTAGACCGGCCCAACGTCTTCCTAGGCCTTTCCCTTCCCATTCCCTTTACTGGGTTCCTGCGCCGAAAGGAGGATGGCAGCCTGGAGGCGACCCCTCTGGGCTTTCCCATCAGGGGGGAGGAGGTGGCCCCGTCTGAGCAGGGTTTGGGTCGGTGA
- a CDS encoding integrase core domain-containing protein has product MGTLLLRDGQRLSYSLMGAKGNPVVESFFARFKGEGGDQFLEARSLGELKEVVKERLRYYHESRLHSGLGYRTPREAMEEALGQSTQDITWEAG; this is encoded by the coding sequence GTGGGGACGCTTCTTCTCAGGGACGGGCAGCGGCTTTCCTACAGCCTGATGGGGGCTAAGGGAAACCCTGTGGTGGAGAGCTTTTTTGCCCGGTTCAAGGGGGAGGGAGGAGACCAGTTTTTGGAGGCCAGAAGCCTTGGGGAGCTAAAGGAGGTGGTGAAGGAGCGCCTACGCTACTACCACGAGAGCCGGTTGCACTCGGGGCTCGGTTATCGGACACCGAGGGAGGCGATGGAGGAGGCGTTGGGGCAAAGCACACAGGACATCACATGGGAGGCAGGGTGA
- a CDS encoding IS256-like element ISTth4 family transposase has translation MFNRGAHLSTRRCPVDQDTLRILLREAVRETVAEVLQTVLELDRTAFLQVHGGRRNGYYPRKLETTFGQVDLKVPRDRESRYYPAFLKPYARRLVDVGEVAVALYAAGVSQRKAAEILSLLLGHRYSHETLSALTDQVLEAAGAFRTRPLPEEMAFVYLDGLSLKVFREGEGIVRETVYVALGIAPDGERRVLGFWLLPTESALGWEGVLGELWQRGLRRVLLFITDGLPGLPEAIRRVYPQAEWQRCVVHGVRWSLSQVRARDRGLLAEDLRRVYGAESRDEALRALEEVKAAWGSRYPGVVGLWVQDSGAFLRFYGYPKVLWPYLRSTNLMERFIRELRRGTKVRDHKFPKEEAVYKLLYLESERQEGRWAERKLKGFSEVKEVLEKMLQERYAPRTQTLTHNS, from the coding sequence GTGTTTAATAGGGGGGCACACCTTAGCACGAGGAGGTGCCCCGTGGACCAGGATACCTTGCGGATCTTGCTGAGGGAAGCGGTGCGGGAGACAGTAGCCGAGGTTCTGCAGACGGTTCTGGAGCTGGACCGGACAGCCTTCTTGCAGGTGCACGGGGGGCGCAGGAACGGCTACTACCCCCGCAAGCTGGAGACCACCTTCGGCCAGGTGGACCTGAAGGTCCCTAGGGATCGGGAATCTCGGTATTACCCGGCTTTCCTTAAGCCCTACGCCCGCCGCCTGGTGGACGTGGGGGAAGTAGCTGTGGCCTTGTACGCCGCCGGGGTCAGTCAGCGCAAGGCGGCCGAGATATTGAGCCTGCTCTTAGGCCACCGCTACTCCCACGAGACCCTAAGCGCTCTGACCGACCAAGTCCTGGAGGCGGCAGGAGCCTTCCGCACCCGGCCTTTGCCCGAGGAGATGGCCTTCGTCTACCTGGACGGGCTTTCCTTAAAGGTCTTCAGGGAAGGGGAAGGGATTGTGCGGGAAACGGTGTATGTGGCCCTGGGCATCGCCCCTGATGGGGAGAGGCGGGTCCTGGGGTTCTGGCTGTTGCCCACGGAGAGCGCCCTGGGATGGGAGGGGGTCCTGGGGGAGCTTTGGCAGCGGGGCCTGCGGCGGGTATTGCTCTTCATCACCGACGGGCTGCCCGGGCTTCCTGAAGCGATCCGCAGGGTCTACCCTCAGGCGGAGTGGCAGCGGTGCGTGGTGCACGGGGTGCGGTGGAGCCTGTCCCAGGTGCGGGCGCGGGACCGGGGCCTGCTGGCGGAGGACCTGAGGCGGGTGTACGGGGCGGAGAGCAGGGATGAAGCCCTTAGGGCCTTGGAGGAGGTGAAGGCCGCCTGGGGTTCGCGGTACCCGGGGGTGGTGGGGCTTTGGGTACAGGATTCGGGGGCCTTCCTGCGGTTCTACGGGTACCCCAAGGTGCTTTGGCCGTACCTGCGGAGCACCAACCTGATGGAGCGGTTTATCCGGGAGCTACGGCGGGGGACGAAGGTGCGGGACCACAAGTTTCCTAAGGAAGAGGCGGTGTACAAGCTCCTTTACCTGGAGTCAGAGAGGCAGGAAGGGAGGTGGGCAGAACGGAAACTAAAGGGGTTCTCGGAGGTGAAGGAGGTGCTGGAGAAGATGCTTCAGGAGCGGTATGCCCCCCGTACACAGACTCTTACACATAACTCTTGA
- a CDS encoding IS3 family transposase → MLEHPEYGYRRVTKELHRKGILVNHKRVHRLLQDFHLSLKRTVRRPKPNPLLQIVLLAGDRADLRASLLRQREPEPFELLYTDFTLLPYRGGKAWFVPILDHRTRMVVAWGLGPSPSAELALEAWEEAKAFLQAGRVKSYV, encoded by the coding sequence TTGCTGGAGCACCCCGAGTACGGCTACCGCCGGGTCACCAAGGAGCTCCACAGAAAGGGCATTCTGGTCAACCACAAACGGGTCCACCGCCTACTGCAGGACTTCCACCTCTCCCTGAAGCGCACCGTTCGGAGGCCCAAGCCCAACCCCCTGCTGCAGATCGTCCTCCTGGCCGGGGACAGAGCAGACTTGAGGGCCTCCCTTCTCAGGCAGAGGGAACCGGAGCCCTTTGAGCTCTTGTACACCGACTTCACCCTCCTGCCCTACCGGGGAGGGAAGGCCTGGTTCGTGCCCATCCTGGACCACAGAACCCGGATGGTGGTGGCCTGGGGTTTAGGGCCTTCTCCCTCGGCGGAGCTGGCCCTGGAGGCGTGGGAGGAGGCCAAGGCCTTTCTCCAGGCCGGTCGTGTCAAGAGTTATGTGTAA
- a CDS encoding transposase, protein MKKPKAVPPQVKFQAALEAIKGEKSLVELARIYNVHPNTIVKWKAELMEKGATIFSNETQGQPVRASL, encoded by the coding sequence GTGAAGAAGCCCAAAGCGGTACCCCCACAGGTTAAGTTTCAAGCAGCTCTGGAGGCCATCAAGGGGGAGAAGAGCCTGGTGGAACTCGCCCGCATCTACAATGTCCACCCCAACACCATCGTGAAGTGGAAGGCGGAGCTCATGGAGAAGGGGGCCACCATCTTCTCCAACGAGACCCAAGGTCAGCCCGTCAGGGCTAGCTTGTGA
- a CDS encoding queuosine precursor transporter, with protein sequence MRYLDLLTALFATVLLVSNVASTKLVVLGPFTFDGGTLLFPLAYIFGDVLTEVYGYRKSRRVIWIGFLALLLATLTFQAVAALPAPPDGESQRLGEAFGLLLGLTPRIVLGSLTAYFLGEFANAYVLAKLKVRTEGRFFWLRALASTLVGQGLDTGVFLLVAFYGVFPNEVLLAVFLSNYAFKLGVEALMLPVTYAVVGFLKRAEGLDVYDRDTDFNPFRLT encoded by the coding sequence ATGAGGTACCTGGACCTCCTCACCGCCCTCTTCGCCACGGTCCTCCTCGTCTCCAACGTGGCCTCCACCAAGCTCGTGGTCCTGGGGCCCTTCACCTTTGACGGGGGCACCCTCCTCTTCCCCCTGGCCTACATCTTCGGGGACGTCCTCACCGAGGTCTACGGCTACCGGAAAAGCCGTAGGGTCATCTGGATCGGCTTCCTCGCCCTCCTCCTCGCCACCCTCACCTTCCAAGCGGTGGCCGCCCTCCCCGCCCCGCCCGACGGGGAGAGCCAACGCCTCGGCGAGGCCTTCGGCCTCCTCCTCGGCCTCACCCCGAGGATCGTCTTGGGAAGCCTCACGGCCTACTTCCTCGGGGAGTTCGCCAACGCCTACGTCCTCGCCAAGCTGAAGGTGCGGACGGAGGGGCGCTTCTTCTGGCTTCGGGCCCTCGCCTCCACCCTGGTAGGCCAGGGGCTGGACACCGGGGTCTTCCTCCTCGTGGCCTTCTATGGGGTCTTCCCGAACGAGGTCCTCCTCGCCGTCTTCCTCTCCAACTACGCCTTCAAGCTCGGGGTGGAAGCCCTCATGCTCCCCGTCACCTACGCCGTGGTGGGCTTCCTGAAGCGGGCCGAGGGCCTGGACGTCTACGACCGGGACACGGACTTCAACCCCTTCCGCCTGACATGA
- a CDS encoding aldo/keto reductase: protein MNPLFGHAMGVGTWAWGDRLFWGYGRGYGERELFEAYRASLEAGLRLFDTAEFYGFGLSERLLGRFMAEGGERPYLVTKFFPYPWRLSRKDLLRALRGSLLRLGVEAVDLYLLHWPWPPVPLRVWAEALAEAYERGLARGVGVCNVSLAQLEEVKGVLEAHGVPLLALQVEYNLLQRAWEPHLPHLRREGIALMAYSPLAMGWLTGKLSPENPPRDYRGRKYRPFLGRLKGLLPRLLRLAEAKGVSPSAIALRYLVEKGALPIPGAKNEAQARANAEALRIVLTPEELALLEEGA from the coding sequence ATGAACCCTCTTTTTGGACACGCCATGGGCGTGGGCACCTGGGCCTGGGGGGACCGGCTTTTCTGGGGCTACGGCCGGGGCTACGGGGAAAGGGAGCTCTTTGAGGCTTACCGGGCGAGCCTCGAGGCGGGCCTCCGCCTCTTTGACACCGCGGAGTTCTACGGCTTCGGCCTCTCGGAGAGGCTCCTTGGCCGCTTCATGGCGGAGGGCGGGGAGAGGCCCTACCTCGTCACCAAGTTCTTCCCCTACCCCTGGCGCCTCTCCCGGAAGGACCTGCTAAGGGCCCTCCGGGGAAGCCTTCTGCGGCTTGGGGTGGAGGCCGTGGACCTCTACCTCCTCCACTGGCCCTGGCCCCCCGTGCCCTTAAGGGTCTGGGCCGAGGCCCTGGCGGAGGCCTACGAGAGGGGCCTGGCCCGGGGGGTGGGGGTGTGCAACGTCTCCTTGGCCCAGCTGGAGGAGGTGAAGGGGGTCCTCGAGGCCCACGGGGTGCCCCTTCTCGCCCTCCAGGTGGAGTACAACCTCCTGCAAAGGGCCTGGGAGCCCCACCTTCCCCACCTGCGCCGGGAGGGCATCGCCCTCATGGCCTACAGCCCCCTGGCCATGGGCTGGCTCACGGGGAAGCTGAGCCCGGAAAACCCCCCGAGGGACTACCGGGGGCGCAAGTACCGGCCCTTTCTGGGAAGGCTCAAGGGGCTTCTCCCCCGCCTCCTCCGCCTGGCGGAGGCCAAGGGGGTGAGCCCTTCGGCCATCGCCCTCCGCTACCTCGTGGAAAAGGGCGCCCTCCCCATCCCGGGAGCCAAGAACGAGGCCCAGGCCCGCGCCAACGCCGAGGCCTTAAGGATCGTCCTCACCCCGGAGGAGTTGGCCCTTCTGGAGGAGGGGGCGTA